A genomic window from Brassica napus cultivar Da-Ae unplaced genomic scaffold, Da-Ae ScsIHWf_1532;HRSCAF=2132, whole genome shotgun sequence includes:
- the LOC125597750 gene encoding uncharacterized protein LOC125597750 → ETKKIQVAATEFNDYALSWWDQLVTNKRRNGEFPIETWAEMKAVMRKRFVPSHYHRDLHQKLRLLTQGSKSVEEYFQEMELLMLRACVSEDSEATMARFLGGLNREIQDRVEMQHYLEIEEMLHKAILVEQQVKRRSYARGSYGSNRYQTSKEDKPSYQKESKPQPKEESKSSSIYNKDKGKVEATSSRARDVKCFKCQGRGHYANECTNKRVMILLENGEFESEDEKLRTDQELSEVEHEEEPVQGRLLVARRTLSLQNKTEEQEQRENLFYTRCLVQGKVCSLIIDGGSCVNVASETMVKKLGLKAQKHPKPYRLQWLNEEGEMRVSTQVSIPLTIGRYEDDILCDVIPMEASHILLGRPWQFDRREYQDVFPEDNPIGLPPIRGIEHQIDFVPGATLPNRPAYRTNPVETKELQRQVEELMEKGHIRESMSPCAVPVLLVPKKDGSWRFVVSADGVKVDQEKVRAIQEWPIPKTISEVRSFHGLAGFYRRFVKDFSTIAAPLTEVIKKEVGFKWGEAQELAFQCLKEKLTNAPLLILPDFNKTFEIECDASGIGIGAVLMQEKRPIAYFSEKLGGATLNYATYDKELYALVRALQTWQHYLWPKEFVIHTDHESLKYLKGQNKLSKRHARWVEFIETFPYVIKYKQGKENIVADALSRRHDGFLFYDNRLCVPNCSLRDLFVRESHGGSLMGHFGIAKTLKTLQDHFFWPRMKSDVEKLCERCATCKQAKSKVQSHGLYTPLPIPYHPWNDISMDFIVGLPRTRTGKDSIFVVVDRFSKMAHFIACHKTDDALHVANLFFKEIVRLHGMPRTIVSDRDTKFLSYFWKTLWSKLGTKLLFSTTCHPQTDGQTEVVNRTLGTLLRAFIKKNLKSWEDYLPHCEFAYNHAVHSASKFSPFEIVYGFNPTSPLDLIPLPEFWVHLRKERFPNERKSKLMPRIDGPFEITRKISNNAYKIDLQDKSDLRSNPFQEGGDDMIMDQPADGDRDGEFRDEPAEEDEVLTIPKGPMTRARARKLKEAIGGLIRKSLE, encoded by the exons gagactaagaagattcaagtagctgctaccgagttcaatgattatgcattgagctggtgggatcagttggtcacaaacaagaggcgcaatggtgaattccccattgaaacatgggcagagatgaaagctgtgatgcgcaagaggtttgtaccaagtcattatcaccgtgatcttcatcaaaagctgagactgctcacacaaggatcaaagtctgtagaggaatactttcaagagatggagttgcttatgctaagagcttgtgtatctgaggacagtgaagctaccatggcacgatttcttggtggactcaaccgtgagatacaagatagagtggagatgcaacactacttggagatagaggagatgctacacaaagctatcttggtggaacagcaagttaagagaagaagttatgcgcgtggcagctatggttccaatagataccagacctctaaggaagataaaccgagctatcaaaaggagagcaagccacagccaaaagaagaatccaagtctagtagcatctacaacaaagataagggtaaagtggaagctacaagctcgcgtgcaagagatgtgaagtgctttaagtgccaagggcgtgggcactatgctaatgagtgtactaacaagagagttatgattcttctggagaatggagagtttgaatCTGAAGATGAGAAACTAAGGACTGATCAAGAACTATCAGAAGTTGAGCATGAGGAGGAACCAGTTCAAGGTAGACTTTTGGTTGCAAGAAGAACTCTCAGtttgcaaaacaaaacagaggagcaagaacaaagagagaacttgttctacacacgttgtctggtgcaaggaaaggtctgcagcctgatcatcgacggtggaagctgtgttaatgttgctagcgagacaatggtgaagaagcttggtttgaaaGCTCAAAAGCATCCTAAACCTTACCGGCTGCAATGGcttaatgaagagggcgagatgaggGTATCTACTCAGGTCTCTATACCCTTGACCATTGGGAGGTATGAAGATGACATTCTCTGTGATGTGATACCCATGGAAGCCAGCCACATACTACTGGGAAGGCCTTGGCAATTTGATAGGCGT gaataccaggatgtatttccagaagataatcccataggattgccacctattcgagggattgagcatcagattgattttgtaccaggagctactcttcccaacagaccagcatacagaactaatcctgtggaaaccaaggagctacaaaggcaggttgaggaactgatggagaaaggccaTATCCGTGAAAGTATGAGCCCATGTGCTGTGCCTGTGCTCCTTGttccaaagaaagatgggagctggc gctttgttgtgagtgcagatggagtaaaggtggatcaggagaaggtgagagcaattcaagaatggccaattccAAAGACTATAAGTGAAGTAAGGAGCTTTCACGGCCTtgctggcttctaccgacggtttgtgaaagactttagcaccatagcagccccattgactgaggtgatcaagaaagaagttggattcaaatggggagaagcacaagaacttgcctttcaatgcctaaaagagaagcttactaatgcccctcttcttatacttcctgatttcaataaaacttttgaaattgaatgtgatgcctcaggaattggaattggtgctgttcttatgcaggagaagagacccatagcttatttcagtgagaagcttggaggcgccactctcaactatgcaacttatgataaggaattgtatgccttggtgagagctttgcagacttggcagcattacttgtggcccaaggagtttgtgatacacacggatcatgagtctctcaagtacttgaaaggacagaacaagctcagcaaaagacacgcaaggtgggttgagttcattgagacatttccttatgtcatcaagtacaaacaaggtaaagaaaacatagttgctgatgcactatctcgaag acatgatggattcctcttttatgataatagactgtgtgtgcctaattgctctttgagagatttgtttgttagggaatcacatggaggaagtctcatgggtcactttggtattgcaaagactcttaaaaccttgcaggatcatttcttttggcctcggatgaaaagtgatgtggagaaactatgtgagagatgtgcaacttgcaagcaagctaagtctaaggttcagtctcacggtttgtatactcctctccctattccttatcatccttggaatgacatatctatggatttcattgttggattgcctagaactaggactgggaaggattctatctttgttgttgttgacaggttctcaaaaatggcacatttcatagcatgtcataaaactgatgatgcattgcatgtagctaacctgttctttaaggagattgtgcgtttacatggtatgcctaggaccatagtttctgatagggatactaagtttcttagttatttttggaaaactctttggtctaagctaggcactaagttgttgttctccactacttgtcatccgcaaactgatggacagactgaagtagttaatagaactctaggaacactcttgcgtgcattcattaaaaagaatctgaaatcttgggaagattatctgccacattgtgaatttgcatataatcatgctgtgcattctgcttctaagttttcaccctttgaaattgtttatgggttcaatcccacctctcctttggatttaatccctttacctgagt tttgggttcatttgagaaaagagaggtttcctaatgagaggaagtcaaagcttatgccaagaattgatggaccttttgagatcacaaggaagatcagcaacaatgcctacaagattgatctccaagataagt ctgatttgaggtcaaatccttttcaagagggaggggatgatatgatcatggaccagccagctgatggagatagagatggcgagtttagagatgaaccagctgaagaagatgaggtcttaaccattcctaaaggtcccatgactcgagccagagctaggaaactcaaagaagctattggaggactaatcaggaagtccttggag
- the LOC125597749 gene encoding uncharacterized protein LOC125597749 — translation ETKKIQVAATEFNDYALSWWDQLVTNKRRNGEFPIETWAEMKAVMRKRFVPSHYHRDLHQKLRLLTQGSKSVEEYFQEMELLMLRACVSEDSEATMARFLGGLNREIQDRVEMQHYLEIEEMLHKAILVEQQVKRRSHARGSYGSNRYQTSKEDKPSYQKESKPQPKEESKSSSIYNKDKGKVEATSSRARDVKCFKCQGRGHYANECTNKRVMILLENGEFESEDEKLRTDQELSEVEHEEEPVQGRLLVARRTLSLQNKTEEQEQRENLFYTRCLVQGKVCSLIIDGGSCVNVASETMVKKLGLKAQKHPKPYRLQWLNEEGEMRVSTQVSIPLTIGRYEDDILCDVIPMEASHILLGRPWQFDRREYQDVFPEDNPIGLPPIRGIEHQIDFVPGATLPNRPAYRTNPVETKELQRQVEELMEKGHIRESMSPCAVPVLLVPKKDGSWRFVVSADGVKVDQEKVRAIQEWPIPKTISEVRSFHGLAGFYRRFVKDFSTIAAPLTEVIKKEVGFKWGEAQELAFQCLKEKLTNAPLLILPDFNKTFEIECDASGIGIGAVLMQEKRPIAYFSEKLGGATLNYATYDKELYALVRALQTWQHYLWPKEFVIHTDHESLKYLKGQNKLSKRHARWVEFIETFPYVIKYKQGKENIVADALSRRHDGFLFYDNRLCVPNCSLRDLFVRESHGGSLMGHFGIAKTLKTLQDHFFWPRMKSDVEKLCERCATCKQAKSKVQSHGLYTPLPIPYHPWNDISMDFIVGLPRTRTGKDSIFVVVDRFSKMAHFIACHKTDDALHVANLFFKEIVRLHGMPRTIVSDRDTKFLSYFWKTLWSKLGTKLLFSTTCHPQTDGQTEVVNRTLGTLLRAFIKKNLKSWEDYLPHCEFAYNHAVHSASKFSPFEIVYGFNPTSPLDLIPLPEFWVHLRKERFPNERKSKLMPRIDGPFEITRKISNNAYKIDLQDKSDLRSNPFQEGGDDMIMDQPADGDRDGEFRDEPAEEDEVLTIPKGPMTRARARKLKEAIGGLIRKSLE, via the exons gagactaagaagattcaagtagctgctaccgagttcaatgattatgcattgagctggtgggatcagttggttacaaacaagaggcgcaatggtgaatttcccattgaaacatgggcagagatgaaagctgtgatgcgcaagaggtttgtaccaagtcattatcaccgtgatcttcatcaaaagctgagactgctcacacaaggatcaaagtctgtagaggaatactttcaagagatggagttgcttatgctaagagcttgtgtatctgaggacagtgaagctaccatggcacgatttcttggtggactcaaccgtgagatacaagatagagtggagatgcaacactacttggagatagaggagatgctacacaaagctatcttggtggagcagcaagttaagagaagaagtcatgcgcgtggcagctatggttccaatagataccagacctctaaggaagataaaccgagctatcaaaaggagagcaagccacagccaaaagaagaatccaagtctagtagcatctacaacaaagataagggtaaagtggaagctacaagctcgcgtgcaagagatgtgaagtgctttaagtgccaagggcgtgggcactatgctaatgagtgtactaacaagagagttatgattcttctggagaatggagagtttgaatCTGAAGATGAGAAACTAAGGACTGATCAAGAACTATCAGAAGTTGAGCATGAGGAGGAACCAGTTCAAGGTAGACTTTTGGTTGCAAGAAGAACTCTCAGtttgcaaaacaaaacagaggagcaagaacaaagagagaacttgttctacacacgttgtctggtgcaaggaaaggtctgcagcctgatcatcgacggtggaagctgtgttaatgttgctagcgagacaatggtgaagaagcttggtttgaaaGCTCAAAAGCATCCTAAACCTTACCGGCTGCAATGGcttaatgaagagggcgagatgaggGTATCTACTCAGGTCTCTATACCCTTGACCATTGGGAGGTATGAAGATGACATTCTCTGTGATGTGATACCCATGGAAGCCAGCCACATACTACTGGGAAGGCCTTGGCAATTTGATAGGCGT gaataccaggatgtatttccagaagataatcccataggattgccacctattcgagggattgagcatcagattgattttgtaccaggagctactcttcccaacagaccagcatacagaactaatcctgtggaaaccaaggagctacaaaggcaggttgaggaactgatggagaaaggccaTATCCGTGAAAGTATGAGCCCATGTGCTGTGCCTGTGCTCCTTGttccaaagaaagatgggagctggc gctttgttgtgagtgcagatggagtaaaggtggatcaggagaaggtgagagcaattcaagaatggccaattccAAAGACTATAAGTGAAGTAAGGAGCTTTCACGGCCTtgctggcttctaccgacggtttgtgaaagactttagcaccatagcagccccattgactgaggtgatcaagaaagaagttggattcaaatggggagaagcacaagaacttgcctttcaatgcctaaaagagaagcttactaatgcccctcttcttatacttcctgatttcaataaaacttttgaaattgaatgtgatgcctcaggaattggaattggtgctgttcttatgcaggagaagagacccatagcttatttcagtgagaagcttggaggcgccactctcaactatgcaacttatgataaggaattgtatgccttggtgagagctttgcagacttggcagcattacttgtggcccaaggagtttgtgatacacacggatcatgagtctctcaagtacttgaaaggacagaacaagctcagcaaaagacacgcaaggtgggttgagttcattgagacatttccttatgtcatcaagtacaaacaaggtaaagaaaacatagttgctgatgcactatctcgaag acatgatggattcctcttttatgataatagactgtgtgtgcctaattgctctttgagagatttgtttgttagggaatcacatggaggaagtctcatgggtcactttggtattgcaaagactcttaaaaccttgcaggatcatttcttttggcctcggatgaaaagtgatgtggagaaactatgtgagagatgtgcaacttgcaagcaagctaagtctaaggttcagtctcacggtttgtatactcctctccctattccttatcatccttggaatgacatatctatggatttcattgttggattgcctagaactaggactgggaaggattctatctttgttgttgttgacaggttctcaaaaatggcacatttcatagcatgtcataaaactgatgatgcattgcatgtagctaacctgttctttaaggagattgtgcgtttacatggtatgcctaggaccatagtttctgatagggatactaagtttcttagttatttttggaaaactctttggtctaagctaggcactaagttgttgttctccactacttgtcatccgcaaactgatggacagactgaagtagttaatagaactctaggaacactcttgcgtgcattcattaaaaagaatctgaaatcttgggaagattatctgccacattgtgaatttgcatataatcatgctgtgcattctgcttctaagttttcaccctttgaaattgtttatgggttcaatcccacctctcctttggatttaatccctttacctgagt tttgggttcatttgagaaaagagaggtttcctaatgagaggaagtcaaagcttatgccaagaattgatggaccttttgagatcacaaggaagatcagcaacaatgcctacaagattgatctccaagataagt ctgatttgaggtcaaatccttttcaagagggaggggatgatatgatcatggaccagccagctgatggagatagagatggcgagtttagagatgaaccagctgaagaagatgaggtcttaaccattcctaaaggtcccatgactcgagccagagctaggaaactcaaagaagctattggaggactaatcaggaagtccttggag